taaaaCGTACGTAGTTTCGCAGataaaatatctgacaaaatgACCTATACACATTGACAAGCAATACAGGAGCGATACACAATAAATGCGTTAAAATGAGTGCTACATGAACTTGGGTTGCAATTCCGAACGTGTTCACAGATGAATACTCCTAGTTTATCATTAGCTCTTTGGTCCAGAAAAGTTCAATTTAGCCAATAAGTGCTACAGTTCCGTAACTCGTAAACTTGAATCcgacattttttttcgaaagtgTTATGGCCACCATCATAATTTGTTAGATCGTTTTAGAATATTTGTGTCACATATGATAACTGTTATGTTCAACTTGTCCATGTTGTCGTAACAATCATTTCGTTCTCTTTCCTTAATAAAGACAtctctaaaattttaacttacCGTGAGCAATACGACTGCTCTAATTCGTGTGTGTTTTAATtccgataaaaaaaaagttcatcacCCGGTGTTTTATTGGATTCGTGTTGCACAATCTTTAGTTTCaagtgaaatattttgtttatttttatattgccCTTATTGTGTTCTCCTTTCACCTGTTTTATTCTGATTCCACGTTTTAGAACTTTTTCTATGCCAAGTTGAGATGTCCtttatgttaaaatcaaacatcCATTGTCTGGTTATCTTTGAGTCAGTGGAAACTTGGTGGTCATTGAAAGAAATTACCTTAACAGATTTTCTTACTATGTTGTGTTAAAAACGTTTAGTTCGACaatattatattcaatatacGGACATAGACGAATAGTTCAATATGCTGTAAGAACAGTTATGTGTAACTATTGAACCTCTTGGTCACCTTTGACCAGTACTTTATACTTATATATTGATTGACCAAGATTATCTTATTCGCGTTGCAGCGACCTGCAAACCCctgaacagttttattttatatgaccTTTTACTTGTAGAGGGAATAGCACTGTCTCTACAGAAGATATCTGATTTTAAGTTATTTAATCTGTTTTGACAACATGGCATTGTATCTTCCACAATTTAACTGgttaacacaaaaaaactagCGACGGTAGACAACTTTTGGTTGAATATTGCCTTTCAGGAAACCAGATGAATCAGAACAACACTTTTTCGTGATATAATGAAGATTCATTACAAGTTGTCTAATACATTTGAAGAGTTTTTAGACCATCTGAAAGAAACATCGTTTTACTCAATTCGTTTACAAACGACGTATGTATCCATTGCTGTTTAAAATGATCCCAAAATGCAAATATATCTGTTTacaatgggttttttttctttcacgaTATTGCAACAAAAGGTAGTGTGAAATAAcctaaaatataattaataataaatcagCAATAGTACTAAGTTTGTCAATACATGGCTAAGCTTAATTACGTTAGTTTCACCAGTACATAGTACATAGTAATTCAGTATTAATTTACACgatatttaatattcaaataatggacaaatattattaaacctGAATATCTTATCTTAAGATGTTTGCtctataaacaataataattataactaacagttatttatatgttttgccTGATATTATTATCTACATTAAGTGAAACAATTATATCATGTCTAAGCCATGCTATCGCAAATTTGTTCCtgcttttctaaaaaaaaatcccatgacTAGATAACTAATAAATTATGAATACTCAAGGGGATTTACAGATCGACATATTGTAGGGTTTAAACACATGTCAAACGTTCATGACTGTAAGATGATCTTATGatatttcctttttatatatGGTTTGATATACAATCTCGTAAAAACACGTTCTATGGTAccgaaaaaaattaaattacaaaaatactgaactctgtaaaaaattaaattacaaaaatactgaactctgtaaaaaattaaattacaaaaatactgaactctgtaGAAATTTagaaaggaaagtccctaatcaagaGGCagaatcaaaagctgaaacatcaaacaaatggataacacaATCTATTGTTTTCCATGTATATTTAGTacttgttattttgttatatgtaaGTTCCTTTCAGTGCATTGGTCATCACATTCTGTAATATTTACGAAGGAAGAAAAGGTTTATTTACAAATCATTCACCTCTCACCGCAATAGTCGTGTATTAATTGAATGGCATACATTGTTGACACAATTCATTTTAAGGTATTCCCCTACATTTAATATGCTGATTAACGCAACCGAGGTGAAGGATAGTTGTAATGGCCTGTGAAAtcatttgtacttttgttttgtgACATCGTTGAGGTAAAAGGTTgggacattttgtttttcttgaagGTGAGAAGGGATGTTGTTGATGCACCTAGTGGCGATCAGTCATTGTTTATGGCAATTAACGACATgtgtcaaaaatataaaaagtcatAAACACCTCTTTGTATGTAATTAATCACATACAATGTATGTGCAATTtggtatatattaaatgtaGAGTTCGTCTCCGGTCCATTTCTCAAAAGGCTAAAACTTCCATcaattccttaaaaaaaataatttatttattagaatTGTGTAGAACAAAGAGTAAAATAAGGTCACAAatatatctgattttttttaatacacaacGATGTGTTGTCTTTCTCCTCTTAGATGTAGCTcctaaaatgcaaattaaatattctatatatatatatatatatataagtgtgtATGCCTCATCATGACACAAtgtatgttatttctttttaattatgaaatatttccaaCTGAACACGTATACACATTGTAGATGAATAAGATcaaatttgtatatacaaattaaatatgaaagacaaaccacatacatttgtatatatgttctCATGGCTAACTCAATTAAAAGGGTGTTTGAGAATAATTTAGCGTTTGTTTAGCAGTTGTTGTTCTTTCGTTTCCCTACTTGTATTACGAAGAGatatttgttttgcaatatttgtttGAGAACATTCATCAAATATTGTCCTTTCACATgatgacaaaaaacataaataatattcGTATGGTTATCCTGAAACCACAATTCATTCATACGAACCACACTGCATGTTCAgtcattatttcatattatgcCCGAAGGTAATCctaccttttaaaattaatgacGTAGGAAATGTTCTAGTAAATATAAATACAGCTGAAGTTAACGTTCgtagttttatattgaaactgAGAAAATGTTGTTCAGACATATTTTTGGATTACTAGTTGGAATCAATCTGATATTAACAGTCATATGTCAGTCTCGGAGTTACTTCAATAGGAACTGTCCGCTGAACAAATCTAATGGCGTTAGAGAATGTAAGATGTATGTAGACACtcgcttaaattttattgacttcAGACAATGGACATCTGGGCTTGGGAATGCAGTAAAAGTTTCCTTAGATATAACCTGTAGTTCCAATGGACGAATTTATATTCCATGGCCAATGAAAGCTAATGGACTGATTAAACTTACTATTGAAGGATGTACACTGGAAGGATATGCTTCGGAGTTTAATGCCCCAACAAGGCTGAAAGATGAGCTACAAGATTTATCTTTGGATAATATCGTCATTGTCTCCAATCTAGAtagtatatttgatattatatacaaaCCAGTTACTCAGGAATACGACTGTGGACAACAAACTTTACGGAGTTCAGTAAGACGTAATATATCATACATGTTCCCAAATATAAACGATCAACGTTTGAGTAAAAGACATGAAGCGCTATTAATGTCATCGGCCGATGAGTTGATTAAAAAGTCGAAGCAAAAACGGTATAGATGCAATTACTCTGAGTTAAATTACATTGATCAAAGTCTTAGCAGAACTCGCAGTAAATTGTACTTACAACTGATGACTGCTTATTCGGAGTACCCAAATCTTCAAACTTTTCTTATTGCTGACAATGGATACAGGAGAGTTCCACAAGAGTTAATTGATTGGAGGAAATCTTTCCCACAACTTACATTATTAGAtatgtctaaaaataaaatctcaaaATTTGATTTCTTGGGAGCACCTTTTAAAAGGATGAACACGCGATCACAACCGCTGGTGGCTGATCTATCGAACAACCTCGTTACAACCATTCCACTGAACATTCCGGATTATCTCACTGGTTCTGTGCCGATTATTGTTGACTTAACAGGTAATCCATTGAATTGTAATTGTGACTTCTTATGctataaaaaatatgcaatggAAGCGATCAGACGGTTTGGAAGGTATAACCATTTATCTCAGATAACCTGTTATTCACCACGATCACGCAGGAAAATTAGTCTAGCCAATTACCGTAACAacaattgtttgatatgaaaatatagtACTTTCAATTTCGTAGAAATTTGAACACTTGACAGTTAGACTGTAAAGCTGTGTTGGTATTTGtggaatataaataaatatatttttacatccAGAGTTGGTATCATATGGtattcatatgttttatatgtttatatgtaaattattatcAGAATGCtcatttaatgaataaatattgaGAAGCTATACTGCTAATCTATTTTAACttgacattctttttcaaaCAATTGATTTGCCTTACAGTTACAATGATACTATTAAAACTCATACAGTCTTATAACTGGAGAGAAATGATAATTCTAATTTAATATGTATGTATCCATTTTGATTCAATACTAACATCATAAAATAATCAATCTAAAAAATcttacattttatattcatatactaGTTGAATTGCATGTAATTGAATTGCATCTTGTCTAATACTAATCAGAAAAGTCTCTATTCAAATTTCTCTTGGTTCTGAATCTTGTATAAATCTGAAAGTATTTAATGTGAAATTTTGACATCGGAATCTATCTTTTGCGTCTGTTTAGATGGCTATAGCAAACAAATGGTTGTAATTTAATGTTTTGCACATTCTGAATTACAATGGAAATAACAGGATTATATTGTAAACCTTGCATATGTACACATTGTTTATTCTGTCGGAAATATAACCATTTCAAATCCACTATACAAGTCGTAAAATGCAATACAGTTGTCTCCTAAATGTGCAGATTCTACAAGTTGTTAATCATGAATTTGggaatttgtaataaaatgtctTTATGAActatatgtttcatttttttttacttttcaatacttatatttttcttcaattatATCTTAATCTTGAAttcttaataataataacaataatttgACAAGTGTTTAcgttattgttaaaaaaaatttaaatattgtttccCATTGATTTATGTCAAAGTCAATTCAAATAAGTTATAAAAGATTTCGAAGTACAAAACAAAGGAAACAAtagcaaacaattaaaaatgatatttgagtTTCACATAATGCGAATTAGACTGTACAAATTTTATCcggataatttttttaaaatttaaaatttaaaaacaatctgggtttttttccaattgcaacaattttttttttattttcaatttggtctcttttggtcatttatctttttttgtcatatatacaGCGTTATAACGTATTTATATATCACTGTCtttcaaattctaaaatttagGCGTTTTTGATAGGAAACCGTATCGGACGCTTGCGATTAAGaaagtattattttcattttatacaaGTAACGTTAGGTTTGGTGACATTGTCTGTTGTTTTTACTTGATGTCCGAGGGAAATTCAAACAGgaaagttccttatcaaatggaaaaaccatataaacaaacacatcaaatgaaggCATAACGTCGGTCAttgtcctgacttggtaaagaactttcctatgtagaaaattgAGGATTACGCCTGAtttaatagctagctaaacctctcacttgtatgacagtcgcatcaaatttcattaaattgacaacgatgtttaaataaacaaacagacaaaataggtaaaaaggtaaaaaaaaattgagtacAACAGTATATATGGTGTTATAATCTTAcccactataaaaacaaacaaatatgttacaaagaagcacaaaacaactaatagacaaagcacatattATGAGTCGAACTAAAGATCAATTCATAACAGAAGTCTCACATATTTTGTTTGGAAAAAGATACATAAAGTGCATTACTTTCATAGTGGATTTCCGAATTTCCACCTCacaatttcatttcattatagagatatgttttgaaattgaaaaacctGCAGCGTGCTGTACACTACCTATCAGTTTCGATTGTGACCACTTTTGTAATTTACCGTTCAACAGTTATAtccttttattatataaatttgtaaattgtatcttATTTGTATCCTAATAATGATAGAAATAACAATGTACAAACTGTGTCTGTCTTTGTACAATAACTTGAACCAAGCAAACAGATTTAAATTCGATTGGCACAgttattcccgtgcttgcattgcCTATCATGATTTTCGTGATAgggggttgctgctcacaagaaagcaattaaaccaagagttccaaatggtgaggtctaaatcatcccttcgtaaattttatggacgccatcacgagttggttgacagttatggaataccgtttcacaaatgatctctgatatgttccttacgtcgtaactacaatccccttccctttcatgaatgtgacctaccgaattagatcatttaccggatttgtaatcacataagcaacacgacgggtgccacgtgtggagcaggatctgcttacccttccggagcaccagagatcacccctagttttttggtgtggtccgtgttgtttattctttagttttctatgttgtgtcatgtgtactattgtttttctgtttgtctttttcatttttagccatggcgttgtcagtttgttttagaattatgagtttgactgtccctttggtatctttcgtccctcttttaagctAAGAATTAAAAACAAGTGTATTCTACCTAAAAGTTTTCATGTCATTATCATGCACAGGTTACCCGGGCTAAATATATCATCGGAAAACATATAAACATCTAAACCAAGAATTTGTTCATTTAGACAAAATAACCCAGAAACGTTGATGTAAGAAGTTGCAACCTTTATATTTGTGTAGAGCTCTTTACATATCTCCATCAAACTGCAGTCTCGTATCTTTCATACTGTACACTCATATTGACCTTTTATTTACTACGTACAAGGCATAGAAGatgatttatattataaaatgaacatcaacacattatataaatacaatgaGTAGATAAACGGATCAATCCAGGACACAATTTACATAATCCCTGGTGTGACATGTCCTGTTTATTGGCAAGAAAGATAAATGGTGTTAATAACTCAACATAGACCTACATCTAAATCCGAATGTTACATGTTGTTAAGGACATTGTAAAGCCGTCACTATTTCCGTGTCGGAAAAACGCTGTTATccttaatttgataaatttttaaaaatatatttacttgtTGATTTTTTGATGATAGGTTTTTCTAGGTTAAAATGCAGTAAGGTATTataagaaattataataaagtTAACTTAGTTAGTGAGAGAGTTACTAATCGATGTCAATCCAATACCGGCAAaccttttttgacatttaattaTTATCTACCGTTTCTTGTCATCTTCGAGGCATAATCTTCTTTTTTCGAGGTGAATCTTcagaaacaaataaatgaaaagtcttcaactttgtacttgtttggctttacaactattttgatctgagcgtaaCTTATGAGTCtgatgtagaagaaacgcgcgtctggcgtattaaattataatcctggtacctttgataactatttacaccgctgggtcaatgccactgctggtggacgtatcaccagcccagtcgtcagcacttcggtgttgacatgaatatcaattatattgccattttaataaaatttctgttgtcaaaactttaattatttCGAAAAAAACAGAGGATTTTCTAATACCTATATACCTTAGTCATATATGGCTTTTCTAATCCATATATACCTTAGTCTTATATGGCacaaatatttggatttttttggtcctcaatgctcttcaactttgtacttgtttggctttacaactattttgatttgagcgtcactgatgagtcttatttagacgaaatgcgcgtcttttgtattaaattataatccttgtacctttggtAACTATTTACGTCACAGTACCCAAATTTAACCGAGTACCCAATTTAGAATGTCATCCAAaccaacatttaaaaatgttatgagtgttgtttttttcgtatgattttcaattatacaCGACTTTCAACATAGCTAAATTCACATAGGTAATAGGTAAACATACTTTGATCCCATTATACAACAGATGAATCGAAGCACCCGagtgataaaagtaaaattgatgGCAACTTCGAATAAGACGCCAATAGAagtttaagtttcataaaagagcaattaaaaatgaaataacaaaaatactgaactccgcgGTAAATTTAAAACGGacagtccctaatcaaatggcaaaaaacaaatgataaaacacatcaaacgaatggacaacaactgtcatatttctgacttggtacagtcattCTCAAATGATTCAAAGGGTATAGAAATTATGGGGTCAATGTTTTTACGGAAGTAATGTTCAGGATGATGGCATTTTTAGAACTTTTAATTACATAGTTAAGATATAAGGTCATTTTAGGTACGGTTAAAACCCTGTCTTTTATGATTCGGTATgaattcaatgtttaattttcggAATGTTATAGTGAATTATGATATATCTACATATTACACACAGAATGGAAACTCGTGTCAGTTTCCGAAAACACGGaaattaaaacaacttttaaaatcgGGCAGTGTCGGCAACCTCTTAATATGGTTTTTAATTCAGTGTTTCAtgaaagtgtaaaaaaaagtagACAATTGAGTTCCTTTAAGTGACCTGAATTTACATTTCCAtctgtaaaatatattaaatcctTTACAATAAAGACCTTACTTTTAATTGTGTTAAAATACCAGCCTAAAATATCTGTATATTAGTATGACAATATGAAATAGATTTGATCATTCTTTCACAAAGGCTTCCGTTACAGATAATGGATTATTATGTATTCAAATATGCACATTGCATTTGTCGATGATGAAGGATTCACATCCGTTTAAGATTGTTTATATTTCGTTCCTAATAAATTCCTTTAAATTTTCCTATCCCAGTCTTGACTAACAACCATATTATGTCACATATGATATCATTGTTTCAGTATCAGACGTTTAAGTCCAGCTGGAAACTCTCTAATTTGAGTTGTTCATCTGGTAAATCTTAACAAATTTCCCTCAATTAGTAGTTGCCTTACATTTCATCCTGAGACACATTTATTCTGAACTTTGACATTACATATGTCCTTCAATCAGTTTTATCTACTTTGTCTAAATTTATACCAGGTTTTGTAAATGACCCTGTCAGTAACAGTGTTAGCCATTGAAAAATATGTTGTGTTACTGTACAGTTGACTGTATTTATAGTGCGTGATATGAAAACATGCAACGCCTTCAATCTCGCTATTTCATCCCATATCATGGGTTATGATATAACCATATCAGGTTTTGAAGAAATTACTTTTAATAGATTGAACGGTAAACCTTAAACTTTCAAGTTGTGGCATCACTTACACcttttagttaaatttaaattatgtattgGGTTATCAAGTGATCTGTGCATTAGTTGAACGTGGTAGTTCAATAtcgattattttaaaatttgtattgttttacttATGATAAAAtggactttttaactttttgtaaaTATCTCCCTGTGCATACaaaatttgcaatatttttgtttctcaTTGAGGGATTCTATGGTTTTACAAAAGTAGACAGAAATAGGAATGTCTGTAGTCGTTTTCTTTAGTTAAAAATGCATTAACTTATTTTCATTAACAACGTATTgatgttaacttatttttggACAAACAGATAATACCCCTGATTAAACACTTATAAAGACAAACGCACTTTAGCGCAGATATTCTTAATTCGCAATAACTCTAGTATCTACGATAAcatgtaaaattgtttttttttttcatttatcactTAATATTGCAACAGCTTCATTATAggtaaaaagtcacaaaatAAATACTTACCCTAATCTACGTTAAGACGTAACCAAAATTATATTGTCGTCGAAACATAGAATTTCTGTTATAAGTCATCATGTGCTTTGTATTCAATGGGAGAGGAAGgaagttataaaaataataaagcaaAAGTATTTTACAGAATTCTAATCTATTTTGTAAAACCCAAATCAAGATAGAAGGACAAAAAACCTGGAATTCTGGAATGAACCCAAAACAGAGCGATGTCAGATGCGTCGACAAGAAAACAATGCTACGCagttaaaacttttgaaattttaaaatactaaggcttttctacctcaggaatatatagattaccttagctgtatttggcaaaattttgaggaatttttggtcctcaatgctttccaacttcgtactttttttttactttttggatttgggagtcactgatgagtcttttgaagacgaaacgtgcgtgtggcgttaatatatatttttatcctggtatctatgatgagttaagtTATGTGAATCTATACCCCGTACAATTTCATAGCGTGAAAAGAACAGTCAGAAAATTTACAGATCAGACAGTTGTTCCAGTAGACAAATATATCCAAACCATGCAAAAATGGCACTAGTGagttgagagaaaaaaaaagactctTTGTACTCATTCGCCATTTTGTGATGGTGTCTGTTTTCATCCATTTGTCTTCAGAACTCTGTTGGACCACTATTTTCAGGAGTGCATACCGGTAAATGAAGTCAATATCGTATGAACATTTTTGAGCGTAATGTGTTAACTGAGATACCAACACGCTAATGATGGGACGGAGGGAATGTTTCTACTGAGAAGTTAACAATTaatatgtaaaattgtttatcgaTGATCGTGTATGATGTCAGAGTAAATATTTCCTGCTATGCATACATTAGAGACTAtgggattaaaaaaaataatccatttTCAGGTTTTAAGGTTCAACATATACGTCATGATAAGCTTGCGGAATAAATTACTAACGTTATTTATATCAGTGCATTTAGAAAGTTTAAAAACTGTGATGGTGTAATAACGACAATATTACATGCGAAGTGAACTTTGTAATAAAGGTAATttagagtacaaatatattaCTAAATTGCCTTAAGGTGAACACAATTGGTATTATCGCAACGTAGATAATTTGACGATACAAGATCCGAGCATTTTGTTTGTTGCTATTGAGAATCGGAAGTTGCAAATAGGAAAACTGACTTATCACGTTGaaataaactcataatagataccaggactaaattaagtatatacgctagacgcgcgtttcgtctacaaaagaatcatcagtgacgctcgaatccaaaaaagttaaaaaaggccaaataatgaacgaagttgaagagcattgacgaccaaaattcctaaaagttttgccaaatacagctaaggtaatctatgtctgaggtagaaaagccttagtttttcaacaaattcaaaaatttgtaaaaagaaatttataaatataaatagatgCTAGATTGTTATTGTCAAGATATCTCGGGACCTTA
This is a stretch of genomic DNA from Mytilus trossulus isolate FHL-02 chromosome 6, PNRI_Mtr1.1.1.hap1, whole genome shotgun sequence. It encodes these proteins:
- the LOC134722848 gene encoding uncharacterized protein LOC134722848, producing MLFRHIFGLLVGINLILTVICQSRSYFNRNCPLNKSNGVRECKMYVDTRLNFIDFRQWTSGLGNAVKVSLDITCSSNGRIYIPWPMKANGLIKLTIEGCTLEGYASEFNAPTRLKDELQDLSLDNIVIVSNLDSIFDIIYKPVTQEYDCGQQTLRSSVRRNISYMFPNINDQRLSKRHEALLMSSADELIKKSKQKRYRCNYSELNYIDQSLSRTRSKLYLQLMTAYSEYPNLQTFLIADNGYRRVPQELIDWRKSFPQLTLLDMSKNKISKFDFLGAPFKRMNTRSQPLVADLSNNLVTTIPLNIPDYLTGSVPIIVDLTGNPLNCNCDFLCYKKYAMEAIRRFGRYNHLSQITCYSPRSRRKISLANYRNNNCLI